A single window of Agromyces sp. Leaf222 DNA harbors:
- a CDS encoding inorganic diphosphatase has protein sequence MGEYAAVIEIPKGSRNKFEVDHETGRVFLDRVLYTTFVYPTDYGYFENTLGLDGDPVDVLVLLDYPLFPGVGVKVRPVGVFNMTDDGGSDAKVIAVPAGDPRWNHIQDVDSIPEFTRKEIEHFFEHYKDLEPGKWVKTEGWGDAAEAEAIIQAGITAFPGH, from the coding sequence ATGGGCGAGTACGCCGCCGTCATCGAGATCCCCAAGGGGAGCCGCAACAAGTTCGAGGTCGACCACGAGACCGGCCGGGTGTTCCTGGACCGCGTGCTCTACACGACCTTCGTGTACCCGACCGACTACGGCTACTTCGAGAACACGCTCGGCCTCGACGGCGACCCCGTCGACGTGCTCGTGCTGCTCGACTACCCGCTCTTCCCGGGCGTCGGCGTCAAGGTGCGCCCCGTCGGCGTGTTCAACATGACCGACGACGGCGGCAGCGACGCCAAGGTCATCGCGGTGCCCGCCGGCGACCCGCGCTGGAACCACATCCAGGACGTCGACTCGATTCCCGAGTTCACGCGCAAGGAGATCGAGCACTTCTTCGAGCACTACAAGGACCTCGAGCCCGGCAAATGGGTCAAGACCGAGGGTTGGGGCGACGCCGCTGAGGCCGAGGCCATCATCCAGGCCGGCATCACGGCGTTCCCGGGTCACTGA
- the tilS gene encoding tRNA lysidine(34) synthetase TilS → MPPATEPDESTDAATSRRPRLTPSIADVRRAVRAVLPSADGASPLVLVALSGGPDSLALAAAAAFEAPRAGLRAGAVIVDHGLQAGSAEVAERAAGQARSLGLDPVLVRRVEVGGEGGPEASARRARYAALDEAATSTDAASVLLGHTLDDQAETVLLGLARGSGAASLAGMPARAGRYVRPLLGIRRATTREACLDAGLEPWIDPHNVDPSYARVRVRDRVLPVLEAELGPGIAEALVRTAEQLREDDEAFEAQIEELIEEICEPAEAGIAVSVGVLAANPAALRQRIIRHVIGSEFGISLSRVQTLEVARLVTDWHGQGPLDLPGGVRATRAGAYVVFSTTGSTEVLPHDH, encoded by the coding sequence ATGCCTCCTGCCACCGAACCGGATGAGTCGACGGATGCCGCGACGAGCCGTCGCCCGCGCCTGACCCCGTCGATCGCCGACGTCCGACGGGCGGTGCGCGCCGTGCTGCCGAGCGCTGATGGCGCCTCGCCGCTCGTGCTCGTCGCCCTCTCCGGCGGACCCGACTCGCTCGCGCTCGCCGCGGCCGCCGCGTTCGAGGCGCCGCGGGCGGGCCTTCGCGCGGGTGCCGTCATCGTCGACCACGGGCTGCAGGCCGGTTCGGCCGAGGTCGCCGAGCGCGCTGCGGGGCAGGCCCGCAGTCTGGGGCTCGACCCGGTGCTCGTGCGCCGCGTCGAGGTCGGCGGCGAGGGCGGCCCCGAGGCATCCGCCCGCCGTGCACGGTATGCCGCGCTCGACGAGGCCGCGACGTCGACGGATGCCGCGTCCGTGCTGCTCGGGCACACGCTCGACGACCAGGCCGAGACCGTGCTGCTCGGGCTCGCCCGTGGATCAGGGGCGGCGAGCCTCGCCGGCATGCCCGCCCGCGCGGGGCGCTACGTTCGGCCGCTGCTCGGCATCCGCCGCGCGACGACCCGCGAGGCCTGCCTCGACGCCGGACTCGAGCCGTGGATCGACCCGCACAACGTGGACCCGTCCTATGCGCGCGTCCGCGTGCGCGACCGGGTGCTGCCCGTGCTCGAAGCCGAGCTGGGGCCGGGCATCGCCGAGGCGCTCGTGCGCACGGCCGAGCAGCTGCGCGAAGACGACGAAGCCTTCGAGGCCCAGATCGAGGAGCTCATCGAGGAGATCTGCGAGCCCGCCGAGGCCGGCATCGCCGTGTCGGTCGGCGTGCTCGCCGCGAACCCGGCGGCGCTGCGCCAGCGCATCATCCGCCACGTGATCGGCAGCGAGTTCGGCATCTCGCTCTCACGCGTGCAGACGCTCGAGGTCGCGAGGCTCGTCACCGACTGGCACGGGCAGGGCCCGCTCGACCTTCCGGGCGGCGTGCGCGCCACCCGCGCCGGCGCCTACGTCGTGTTCTCGACGACCGGGTCGACCGAGGTGCTGCCGCACGATCACTGA
- the hpt gene encoding hypoxanthine phosphoribosyltransferase: protein MYASEIEADLTEVLVTEAEIHAKLAELARRIEADYEGEDLLLVGVLKGAVMVMADLARELRTHLSMDWMAVSSYGAGTKSSGVVKIQKDLDTDLTGRHVLIAEDIIDSGLTLSWLLENLESRGAASIEICALLRKPDAAKVEIDVKYLGFDIPNQFVVGYGLDYAERYRNLRDVAILAPHVYS from the coding sequence GTGTACGCGAGCGAGATCGAAGCCGACCTGACCGAGGTGCTCGTCACCGAAGCCGAGATCCACGCCAAGCTCGCCGAGCTCGCCCGTCGCATCGAGGCCGACTACGAGGGCGAGGACCTGCTGCTCGTCGGCGTGCTGAAGGGCGCGGTCATGGTCATGGCCGACCTCGCGCGCGAGCTGCGCACGCACCTCAGCATGGACTGGATGGCGGTCTCGAGCTACGGCGCCGGCACGAAGTCCTCCGGCGTCGTGAAGATCCAGAAGGACCTCGACACCGACCTCACCGGGCGCCACGTGCTCATCGCCGAGGACATCATCGACTCCGGCCTCACGCTCTCCTGGCTGCTCGAGAACCTGGAGTCGCGCGGCGCGGCCTCGATCGAGATCTGCGCACTGCTGCGCAAGCCCGACGCGGCCAAGGTCGAGATCGACGTCAAGTACCTCGGCTTCGACATCCCGAACCAGTTCGTCGTCGGCTACGGCCTCGACTACGCGGAGCGCTACCGCAACCTGCGCGACGTGGCGATCCTCGCGCCCCACGTCTACTCCTGA
- a CDS encoding MFS transporter encodes MGDRRRGRLHDAAAAFTSNWRNPNLRRAQLSFLGAWTAEWAFTVALGIVAYRDGGAAAVGLVGLLRMVPSAILAPLLSPIADRGRRERVLILVSIVRGVATAAAAVVVFAAGPTAVVYALAVLSTIAATLYRPAHSALLPSLCSTGHELASANMVRGLLDSAATLIGPLLAAVLLGFTGVDVVFAVAAGASFVAAALLVGMRYDAPPRPAAERRTSLLAEAVDGVRAVAADRDLLLILGLAAAQALTRGALTVLSVVVAIELLGTGEPGVGALMSAVGVGAVLGSLAASFLVGTARLGAWFAVGVGLWGLPLTLVGLVPQQSAALGFLAFVGVGNALIDLAGFTLIARLAPDEVLARVFGVLESLVAVFIGVGAVVAAVVIAWLGVQGALVAIGLVCPVLAVVCWRRLRSLDGTVDALDADVALLRQVPMFRALPLPSIEQLARGLEPVAVVAGAVVFRQGDAGDRYYVVESGEADVLGDGRVVATLGAGEGFGEIALLRRTRRTATVAARTALELRALRPERFLAVVLGYTASAREAGEAVDDRLGRYAPDESTE; translated from the coding sequence ATGGGCGATCGGCGCCGCGGCAGACTGCATGACGCTGCCGCCGCGTTCACGAGCAATTGGCGCAACCCGAACCTGCGCCGCGCCCAGCTGAGCTTCCTCGGCGCGTGGACCGCCGAGTGGGCGTTCACCGTCGCGCTGGGCATCGTCGCGTACCGCGACGGCGGGGCGGCGGCGGTCGGCCTCGTCGGACTGCTGCGCATGGTGCCGTCGGCGATCCTCGCCCCGCTGCTGAGCCCGATCGCCGACCGCGGGCGCCGCGAGCGAGTGCTCATCCTGGTGTCGATCGTGCGCGGGGTCGCGACCGCCGCCGCCGCCGTCGTCGTCTTCGCGGCCGGGCCGACGGCCGTCGTGTACGCGCTGGCCGTGCTGTCCACGATCGCCGCGACCCTCTACCGGCCGGCGCACTCGGCCCTGCTGCCGTCGCTCTGCAGCACGGGGCACGAGCTCGCGAGCGCGAACATGGTGCGCGGACTGCTCGACTCGGCGGCCACCCTGATCGGCCCGTTGCTCGCGGCCGTGCTGCTCGGGTTCACGGGCGTCGACGTCGTGTTCGCCGTCGCAGCGGGCGCCTCGTTCGTGGCGGCCGCGCTCCTCGTCGGCATGCGGTACGACGCACCCCCGCGCCCGGCCGCGGAGCGGCGCACGAGTCTCCTCGCCGAGGCCGTCGACGGCGTGCGCGCGGTGGCGGCCGACCGCGACCTGCTCCTCATCCTCGGGCTCGCAGCGGCGCAGGCGCTCACGCGCGGCGCGCTGACGGTGCTCTCGGTCGTGGTCGCGATCGAGCTGCTCGGCACCGGCGAACCCGGCGTCGGCGCCCTGATGTCCGCGGTCGGCGTGGGCGCGGTGCTCGGATCCCTCGCGGCCTCGTTCCTCGTCGGCACGGCGCGGCTCGGCGCCTGGTTCGCCGTCGGGGTGGGCCTCTGGGGGCTGCCGCTCACGCTCGTCGGCCTGGTGCCGCAGCAGTCGGCGGCCCTCGGGTTCCTCGCCTTCGTGGGCGTCGGCAACGCCCTGATCGACCTCGCCGGGTTCACGCTCATCGCGCGTCTGGCGCCCGACGAGGTGCTCGCACGCGTCTTCGGGGTGCTCGAGAGCCTGGTCGCCGTGTTCATCGGCGTCGGGGCGGTCGTCGCGGCGGTCGTGATCGCCTGGCTCGGCGTGCAGGGGGCGCTCGTGGCCATCGGGCTGGTGTGCCCGGTGCTCGCGGTCGTCTGCTGGCGGCGACTGCGCAGCTTGGACGGCACGGTCGACGCGCTCGATGCGGATGTCGCGCTGCTGCGGCAGGTGCCGATGTTCCGCGCCCTGCCGCTGCCGTCGATCGAGCAGTTGGCGCGCGGCCTCGAGCCGGTCGCGGTCGTCGCCGGCGCGGTGGTGTTCAGGCAGGGGGATGCCGGAGACCGCTACTACGTGGTCGAGTCCGGTGAGGCCGACGTGCTGGGCGACGGACGGGTCGTGGCCACGCTGGGTGCGGGGGAGGGATTCGGCGAGATCGCGCTGCTGCGCCGCACCCGCCGGACGGCCACGGTCGCGGCGAGGACGGCGCTCGAGCTGCGCGCACTCCGCCCAGAGCGGTTCCTGGCCGTGGTGCTCGGATACACGGCCAGCGCCCGGGAGGCCGGCGAGGCCGTCGACGACCGGCTCGGACGGTACGCCCCCGACGAGTCGACCGAGTGA
- a CDS encoding DUF2652 domain-containing protein → MTSGRAVLLIADIGGYTDYMSSHRMSLAHAEVNTARMLERMIDAAPGFDLIEIEGDAAFLSRPAGAADAGDAETADILRAAAAMHRAFHLERRYVAANLCPCTGCKGPDGLKLKFVAHIGDVATQKIRDRTKLVGIDVILVHRVLKNPVDIPEYVLLSEDLYRAGERSVPGSVREVSPDLEGFGRVRAFFVDVGDLDYPVEAMRSPTWRGRLGRTFSAVGRGLPYMVGARKPQHVVPAA, encoded by the coding sequence ATGACCTCCGGCCGCGCCGTCCTGCTGATCGCCGACATCGGTGGCTACACCGACTACATGAGCTCCCACCGCATGAGCCTCGCGCACGCCGAGGTCAACACCGCGCGCATGCTCGAGCGGATGATCGACGCCGCACCCGGATTCGACCTCATCGAGATCGAGGGCGATGCGGCCTTCCTCTCGCGGCCCGCCGGGGCGGCCGACGCCGGAGACGCCGAGACGGCCGACATCCTGCGCGCCGCCGCCGCGATGCACCGGGCGTTCCACCTCGAACGGCGGTACGTCGCGGCCAACCTCTGCCCGTGCACCGGCTGCAAGGGACCCGACGGGCTGAAGCTCAAGTTCGTCGCGCACATCGGCGACGTGGCGACCCAGAAGATCCGCGATCGCACCAAGCTCGTCGGCATCGACGTGATCCTCGTTCACCGCGTGCTGAAGAACCCGGTCGACATCCCCGAGTACGTGCTGCTCTCCGAGGACCTCTACCGAGCAGGCGAGCGGTCGGTGCCGGGCTCCGTGCGCGAGGTCTCACCCGACCTCGAGGGGTTCGGGCGGGTGCGCGCCTTCTTCGTCGACGTCGGCGATCTCGACTATCCGGTGGAGGCGATGCGGTCGCCGACCTGGCGTGGGCGGCTCGGCCGGACCTTCTCGGCCGTCGGCCGCGGCCTGCCGTACATGGTGGGCGCGCGGAAGCCCCAGCACGTCGTCCCGGCGGCCTGA
- the ftsH gene encoding ATP-dependent zinc metalloprotease FtsH, with translation MNIKKILRGPIIYILLAIVAVWIGTSLISASGFKEVSTQQGLEFLQDGKVASAKMVDGENRVDLTLTKADDEFGKQVQFYYVTPRGADVVAAIDEANPKDGFNDEVPQPNWFLSMLGILLPLVLIGLFFWIMLSGMQGGGNKVMQFGKSKAKLVSKESPKVTFDDVAGSDEAIEELEEIKDFLKEPAKFQAVGARIPKGVLLYGPPGTGKTLLARAVAGEAGVPFYSISGSDFVEMFVGVGASRVRDLFDQAKQNAPAIIFVDEIDAVGRHRGAGMGGGHDEREQTLNQLLVEMDGFDPKTNVILIAATNRPDILDPALLRPGRFDRQIGVDAPDLKGRHRILEVHSKGKPLAKGVDLEVLARKTPGFTGADLANVLNEAALLTARSNAQLIDNRALDEAVDRVIAGPQRRSRVMKDKEKLITAYHEGGHALAAAAMNYTDPVTKITILPRGRALGYTMVLPLEDKYSISRNELLDQLAYAMGGRVAEEIVFHDPSTGASNDIEKATSTARKMVTEYGMSATVGAVKLGQAQGEVFLGRDMGHQRDYSEEIAMRVDAEVRALIEQAHDEAWQVLNDNRDILDKLAAELLENETLDHNQIAEIFKDVRKLPERPLWLSSDKRPVSDVPPIEFPTDKAPIDPGAVDGGIDSSDTPLEEPAPKRSPRQNPRPATA, from the coding sequence ATGAACATCAAGAAGATCCTGCGCGGGCCGATCATCTACATCCTGCTGGCGATCGTGGCCGTCTGGATCGGGACGAGCCTGATCAGCGCCTCCGGTTTCAAAGAGGTGTCCACGCAGCAGGGCCTCGAGTTCCTGCAGGACGGCAAGGTCGCGTCGGCCAAGATGGTCGACGGCGAGAACCGCGTCGATCTCACGCTCACGAAGGCCGACGACGAGTTCGGCAAGCAGGTGCAGTTCTACTACGTCACGCCCCGCGGTGCCGACGTGGTCGCCGCGATCGACGAGGCGAACCCGAAGGACGGCTTCAACGACGAGGTCCCCCAGCCGAACTGGTTCCTCTCGATGCTCGGCATCCTCCTGCCGCTCGTGCTCATCGGCCTCTTCTTCTGGATCATGCTCTCGGGCATGCAGGGCGGCGGCAACAAGGTCATGCAGTTCGGCAAGTCGAAGGCGAAGCTCGTCTCGAAGGAGAGCCCGAAGGTCACCTTCGACGACGTCGCCGGCAGCGACGAGGCGATCGAGGAGCTCGAGGAGATCAAGGACTTCCTGAAGGAGCCCGCGAAGTTCCAGGCCGTCGGCGCCCGCATCCCCAAGGGCGTGCTGCTCTACGGCCCTCCCGGCACCGGCAAGACCCTGCTCGCCCGCGCGGTCGCTGGTGAGGCGGGCGTGCCCTTCTACTCGATCTCGGGCTCCGACTTCGTCGAGATGTTCGTCGGCGTCGGCGCGAGCCGCGTGCGCGACCTCTTCGACCAGGCCAAGCAGAACGCGCCGGCCATCATCTTCGTCGACGAGATCGACGCCGTCGGCCGTCACCGCGGCGCCGGCATGGGCGGCGGCCACGACGAGCGCGAGCAGACCCTCAACCAGCTGCTGGTCGAGATGGACGGCTTCGACCCCAAGACGAACGTCATCCTCATCGCGGCGACGAACCGCCCCGACATCCTCGACCCCGCACTGCTGCGCCCCGGCCGCTTCGACCGTCAGATCGGCGTCGACGCGCCAGACCTCAAGGGCCGCCACCGCATCCTCGAGGTGCACTCGAAGGGCAAGCCGCTCGCCAAGGGCGTCGACCTCGAGGTGCTCGCCCGCAAGACCCCCGGCTTCACCGGAGCCGACCTCGCGAACGTGCTCAACGAGGCCGCACTGCTCACGGCGCGCTCCAACGCGCAGCTCATCGACAACCGCGCCCTCGACGAGGCTGTCGACCGCGTGATCGCCGGTCCGCAGCGCCGCTCGCGCGTCATGAAGGACAAGGAGAAGCTCATCACGGCCTACCACGAGGGCGGCCACGCCCTCGCAGCGGCGGCGATGAACTACACCGACCCCGTGACGAAGATCACGATCCTGCCGCGTGGTCGCGCGCTCGGCTACACCATGGTCCTGCCGCTCGAAGACAAGTACTCCATCAGCCGCAACGAGCTGCTCGACCAGCTCGCCTACGCCATGGGCGGCCGCGTCGCCGAGGAGATCGTGTTCCACGACCCCTCGACCGGAGCCTCGAACGACATCGAGAAGGCCACGTCGACGGCTCGCAAGATGGTCACCGAGTACGGCATGAGCGCCACCGTCGGAGCGGTCAAGCTCGGACAGGCGCAGGGCGAGGTGTTCCTCGGCCGCGACATGGGTCACCAGCGCGACTACTCCGAAGAGATCGCCATGCGCGTCGACGCCGAGGTGCGCGCTCTGATCGAGCAGGCGCACGACGAGGCCTGGCAGGTGCTCAACGACAACCGCGACATCCTCGACAAGCTCGCGGCCGAGCTGCTCGAGAACGAGACGCTCGACCACAACCAGATCGCCGAGATCTTCAAGGACGTGCGAAAGCTGCCCGAGCGACCGCTCTGGCTCTCGAGCGACAAGCGACCCGTCTCCGACGTGCCGCCGATCGAGTTCCCGACCGACAAGGCGCCGATCGACCCGGGTGCCGTCGACGGCGGCATCGACTCGAGCGACACGCCTCTCGAGGAGCCCGCTCCCAAGCGCTCGCCTCGACAGAACCCGCGCCCCGCGACGGCCTAG
- the folE gene encoding GTP cyclohydrolase I, with translation MAGVDTERIERAVLEILLAIGEDPERAGLRRTPARVAEAYADFFGGLAVDPLTHLADAVPVGTSESGAPATSDAVVLRDLAFRSVCEHHLLPFVGTAHVAYLPGDTVVGLGRIPAVVDTLAARPQLQERLAEEIADTLEAGLRPRGVLVVLDAQHRCVTTRGSRQERSSTITIAARGALSEPAARAEIIALIGAGTA, from the coding sequence ATGGCCGGTGTCGACACCGAGCGCATCGAACGCGCCGTGCTCGAGATCCTCCTCGCGATCGGCGAGGACCCCGAGCGCGCCGGGCTTCGCCGCACCCCGGCGAGGGTCGCCGAAGCGTACGCGGACTTCTTCGGGGGCCTCGCGGTCGACCCGCTGACCCACCTGGCCGACGCCGTGCCCGTCGGCACGTCCGAGTCGGGCGCGCCCGCGACATCCGATGCCGTCGTGCTGCGCGACCTCGCGTTCAGGTCGGTGTGCGAGCACCACCTGCTGCCCTTCGTCGGCACCGCCCACGTCGCCTACCTGCCCGGCGACACGGTCGTCGGCCTCGGCCGCATCCCTGCCGTCGTCGACACGCTCGCCGCTCGCCCGCAGCTGCAGGAGCGGCTCGCCGAGGAGATCGCCGACACCCTCGAAGCCGGCCTCCGGCCGAGGGGCGTGCTCGTCGTGCTCGACGCGCAGCACCGCTGCGTGACCACCCGCGGCTCCAGGCAGGAGCGCAGCTCGACCATCACGATCGCGGCACGCGGTGCGCTCTCCGAGCCCGCAGCTCGCGCCGAGATCATCGCACTCATCGGGGCCGGCACAGCGTGA
- the folP gene encoding dihydropteroate synthase, producing the protein MGVVNVTPDSFSDGGEWFDADRAIAHGLDLVADGADILDVGGESTRPGAARVEPDEELRRVVPVVREFARRGIRVSVDTMRAATAAAAVEAGAEIINDVSAGLADAAMVPTVADTGALYVAMHWRGHSDRMDVLNSYDDIAVEVRDELAQRVEALHAAGVADDRIILDPGLGFSKTGAQNWEVLGRLDVLAGLGLPVLIGASRKRFIGSLLPDDAAMAERDLPTAVVSALSAQAGAWGVRVHDVRATRRALDVVAAWQSGTRG; encoded by the coding sequence ATGGGCGTCGTCAACGTGACGCCCGACTCGTTCAGCGACGGCGGCGAATGGTTCGATGCCGATCGCGCGATCGCCCACGGCCTCGACCTCGTCGCCGACGGCGCCGACATCCTCGACGTGGGAGGCGAGTCGACCAGGCCGGGCGCTGCGCGGGTCGAACCCGACGAGGAGCTGCGCCGGGTGGTGCCCGTCGTACGCGAGTTCGCGCGTCGGGGCATCCGGGTGAGCGTCGACACGATGCGCGCGGCCACTGCGGCCGCTGCGGTCGAGGCGGGTGCCGAGATCATCAACGACGTCTCGGCCGGCCTCGCCGACGCCGCGATGGTGCCGACCGTGGCCGACACCGGTGCGCTCTACGTGGCGATGCACTGGCGCGGCCACTCCGACCGCATGGACGTGCTGAACTCCTACGACGACATCGCCGTCGAGGTGCGCGACGAGCTCGCGCAACGCGTCGAGGCGCTGCACGCCGCGGGCGTCGCCGATGACCGCATCATCCTCGACCCGGGCCTCGGGTTCTCCAAGACGGGCGCGCAGAACTGGGAGGTGCTCGGCCGGCTCGACGTGCTCGCAGGGCTCGGCCTGCCCGTGCTCATCGGCGCCTCGCGCAAGCGCTTCATCGGCTCGCTGCTGCCCGACGACGCGGCGATGGCCGAACGCGACCTGCCGACGGCGGTCGTGAGCGCGCTCTCGGCCCAGGCTGGCGCCTGGGGGGTTCGAGTGCACGACGTGCGCGCCACGCGTCGCGCCCTCGACGTCGTCGCGGCGTGGCAGAGTGGAACACGTGGCTGA
- the folB gene encoding dihydroneopterin aldolase: MADTRDRITLTGLRVMAHHGVFEFEREQGQEFVIDVSVVVDLRAAASGDDLARTVHYGELAEAVVAAVERDPVDLIETLAERVASIALSFAGVEQAEVTVHKPQAPITVPFGDVSVSIVRVRP; encoded by the coding sequence GTGGCTGACACTCGCGATCGCATCACCCTGACCGGCCTGCGGGTCATGGCGCATCACGGAGTCTTCGAGTTCGAGCGCGAGCAGGGCCAGGAGTTCGTCATCGACGTCTCGGTCGTGGTCGACCTGCGCGCTGCGGCATCCGGCGACGACCTCGCGCGCACCGTGCACTACGGCGAACTCGCCGAGGCCGTCGTGGCCGCGGTGGAGCGCGACCCGGTCGACCTCATCGAGACCCTCGCCGAACGCGTCGCGTCGATCGCGCTGTCGTTCGCCGGCGTCGAGCAGGCCGAGGTCACGGTGCACAAGCCGCAGGCGCCCATCACCGTTCCCTTCGGAGATGTCTCGGTGTCGATCGTGCGGGTGCGCCCATGA
- the folK gene encoding 2-amino-4-hydroxy-6-hydroxymethyldihydropteridine diphosphokinase — MSRAVIAFGANLGDREATIAGAVRELAEVPGVELRAVSPVYETPAITDTGVDRDAPGYLNGVVIVETAITPHALLAALHEIEASHGRQRLKHWGDRTLDLDLIDVDGLLIDDTGLQLPHPRAWQRAFVLQPWLDLEPDAVIPGRGRIAALRADAHDEVTRR, encoded by the coding sequence ATGAGCCGCGCGGTCATCGCGTTCGGCGCGAACCTCGGAGATCGCGAGGCCACGATCGCGGGCGCCGTCCGCGAGCTGGCCGAGGTCCCGGGCGTCGAGCTCAGGGCAGTCTCCCCGGTGTACGAGACCCCGGCGATCACCGACACCGGCGTCGATCGTGACGCCCCCGGCTACCTCAACGGCGTGGTCATCGTCGAGACCGCGATCACGCCGCACGCCCTGCTCGCCGCGCTGCACGAGATCGAGGCGTCGCACGGCCGTCAGCGGCTGAAGCACTGGGGCGATCGCACGCTCGACCTCGACCTCATCGACGTCGACGGGCTCCTCATCGACGACACGGGTCTGCAACTCCCGCACCCGAGGGCCTGGCAGCGCGCGTTCGTGCTGCAGCCGTGGCTCGACCTCGAGCCCGACGCCGTCATCCCCGGTCGCGGACGCATCGCCGCCCTGCGCGCCGATGCCCACGACGAGGTGACCAGGCGATGA
- a CDS encoding DUF3180 domain-containing protein: MKRTHPSAIVGAVLAGVVIGYLIDLLIVSAGGKAIVPPISLAITLVGIAAIVVVLAWPIRKAVKARATKHLDPFRAMRTAVLAKASSVSGALLLGFGLGVATFLLTRSVMPPFGTVWPGFATAIGGAVLLVGGLVAEHFCTLPPDDTDAEHEERAHA, encoded by the coding sequence ATGAAGCGCACGCACCCGAGTGCGATCGTCGGTGCCGTGCTGGCCGGTGTCGTGATCGGCTACCTCATCGACCTGCTCATCGTCTCCGCCGGCGGCAAGGCGATCGTGCCGCCCATCTCACTCGCGATCACGCTCGTCGGCATCGCCGCGATCGTCGTCGTGCTGGCGTGGCCGATCCGCAAGGCGGTGAAAGCGCGTGCGACCAAGCACCTCGACCCGTTCCGGGCGATGCGAACGGCCGTCCTGGCCAAGGCGAGCAGCGTGAGCGGCGCGCTCCTGCTCGGTTTCGGCCTCGGCGTCGCGACCTTCCTGCTCACCCGCAGCGTGATGCCGCCGTTCGGCACGGTCTGGCCGGGGTTCGCAACGGCCATCGGCGGGGCGGTGCTGCTCGTCGGCGGCCTCGTCGCCGAGCACTTCTGCACCCTGCCCCCCGACGACACCGACGCCGAGCACGAGGAGCGCGCACATGCCTGA
- a CDS encoding PH domain-containing protein, with protein MPEHAAPEHPVPIDEDWRRVSPKYVVVEVVGSLVGTVIFVAALLVAYFWFDWWWAVWAAVAIGVVSIITIAFEPRRVRSIGYRLRADDLLFRRGIMYQRQVAVPYGRMQLVDVTRGPVARALGLADLKFVTAAAATAVTVPGLPLDDAERLRDELVALAETRRAGL; from the coding sequence GTGCCAGAGCACGCTGCGCCAGAGCACCCCGTGCCGATCGACGAGGACTGGCGTCGCGTCTCACCCAAGTACGTGGTCGTCGAGGTCGTCGGATCCCTGGTCGGCACGGTGATCTTCGTGGCCGCGTTGCTCGTCGCGTACTTCTGGTTCGACTGGTGGTGGGCGGTGTGGGCGGCCGTCGCGATCGGTGTCGTCTCGATCATCACCATCGCGTTCGAGCCGCGTCGGGTGCGCTCGATCGGGTACCGCCTGCGCGCCGACGACCTCCTCTTCCGCCGAGGCATCATGTACCAGCGGCAGGTCGCCGTGCCATACGGGCGCATGCAGTTGGTCGACGTGACGCGGGGCCCGGTCGCGCGCGCGCTCGGCCTCGCCGACCTGAAGTTCGTCACGGCGGCGGCCGCCACCGCGGTCACCGTGCCCGGGCTGCCCCTCGACGACGCCGAACGCCTGCGCGACGAGCTCGTCGCCCTCGCCGAGACCCGACGGGCGGGGCTGTGA